The following coding sequences lie in one Streptomyces albofaciens JCM 4342 genomic window:
- a CDS encoding DUF3618 domain-containing protein, giving the protein MSEARTPAQIEKDIVRRRQELAVTLDEIGVRLHPKTIMGDAKAKTAAAVDRTAGRAYVAANRAVSDIRAQLVSEDGAPRLERVVPLAMIGVAVVGLLVVGSKRRRS; this is encoded by the coding sequence GTGTCGGAGGCCAGGACCCCTGCGCAGATCGAGAAGGACATCGTCCGCAGGCGGCAGGAGCTCGCCGTGACGCTGGACGAGATCGGCGTGCGGCTGCACCCGAAGACGATCATGGGGGACGCCAAGGCGAAGACGGCGGCGGCCGTGGACCGTACGGCGGGGCGGGCCTATGTGGCCGCCAACCGCGCGGTCTCGGACATCCGCGCCCAGCTCGTGTCGGAGGACGGTGCGCCCCGCCTGGAGCGGGTGGTGCCGCTGGCGATGATCGGTGTGGCCGTCGTCGGACTCCTGGTGGTGGGCTCGAAGCGCCGCCGCTCCTAG
- a CDS encoding GroES family chaperonin, with protein sequence MLHDRVLVRTDIAEGERRSSGGIVIPATAAVGRRLAWAEVVAVGQNVRTVEPGDRVLYDPEDRAEVEVRGVAYVLMRERDLHAVAAERLEGAEDATGLYL encoded by the coding sequence ATGCTGCACGACCGGGTGCTGGTCCGTACCGACATCGCCGAGGGCGAGCGCCGTTCCAGCGGCGGCATCGTCATTCCGGCGACCGCGGCCGTCGGCCGCCGCCTGGCCTGGGCCGAGGTGGTCGCGGTGGGTCAGAACGTACGGACCGTGGAGCCCGGTGACCGGGTGCTGTACGACCCGGAGGACCGGGCCGAGGTCGAGGTGCGCGGCGTCGCGTACGTCCTGATGCGCGAGCGCGATCTGCACGCGGTGGCGGCGGAGCGCCTGGAGGGCGCCGAGGACGCGACGGGGCTGTACCTGTAG
- a CDS encoding DMT family transporter → MAWILLVVAGLLEVGWSIGMKFTEGFTRLWPSVFTGAGIVASMLLLSYAARTLPIGTAYGVWVGIGAAGAAIVGMLVLGEPATAARIFFICLLLVAVVGLKATSGH, encoded by the coding sequence ATGGCATGGATCCTGCTCGTCGTCGCCGGCCTGCTGGAGGTCGGCTGGTCGATCGGCATGAAGTTCACCGAGGGGTTCACCCGGCTGTGGCCCAGCGTCTTCACGGGCGCGGGCATCGTCGCCAGCATGCTGCTGCTCTCGTACGCCGCCCGGACGCTGCCGATCGGTACCGCGTACGGCGTATGGGTCGGTATCGGCGCGGCGGGCGCCGCGATCGTGGGCATGCTGGTGCTCGGCGAGCCCGCCACCGCCGCACGGATCTTCTTCATCTGTCTGCTGCTGGTGGCGGTGGTGGGCCTGAAGGCGACCTCGGGCCACTGA